In Cynocephalus volans isolate mCynVol1 chromosome 16, mCynVol1.pri, whole genome shotgun sequence, the following proteins share a genomic window:
- the LOC134364783 gene encoding large ribosomal subunit protein eL13-like, with protein MAPSRNGTILKPHFHKDWQRRVGTWFNQPARKTRRRKARQAKARRLAPRPASGPVRPAVRCPSVRYHTRSRAGRGFSLEELRVAGIHKKLARTIGISVDPRRRNKSTESLQANVQRLKEYRSRLILFPRKPSAPKKGDSSAEELKLATQLTGPVMPIRNVYKKEKARVITEEEKNFKAFASLRMARANARLFGIRAKRAKEAAEQDVEKKK; from the coding sequence ATGGCGCCCAGCCGCAACGGCACGATCCTCAAGCCGCACTTCCACAAGGACTGGCAGCGGCGCGTGGGCACCTGGTTCAACCAGCCGGCGCGGAAGACCCGCAGGCGCAAGGCCCGGCAGGCCAAGGCGCGCCGCCTCGCCCCGCGCCCCGCCTCGGGGCCCGTGCGGCCGGCTGTGCGCTGCCCCTCGGTGCGCTACCACACGCGGTCGCGCGCCGGCCGAGGCTTCAGCCTGGAAGAGCTGAGGGTGGCCGGCATCCACAAGAAGTTGGCCCGGACCATCGGCATCTCCGTGGATCCGAGGCGGCGGAACAAGTCCACCGAGTCCCTGCAGGCCAACGTGCAGCGGCTGAAGGAGTACCGCTCCAGGCTCATCCTCTTCCCCAGGAAGCCCTCGGCCCCCAAGAAGGGCGACAGCTCGGCTGAAGAACTCAAATTGGCCACCCAGTTGACGGGACCAGTAATGCCCATACGGAACGTCTACAAGAAGGAGAAAGCCAGAGTTATCACCGAGGAGGAGAAGAACTTCAAGGCATTTGCCAGTCTTCGCATGGCCCGCGCTAACGCCCGGCTCTTTGGCATCCGGGCAAAAAGGGCCAAGGAAGCTGCAGAACaggatgtggaaaagaaaaaataa